The Triticum urartu cultivar G1812 chromosome 6, Tu2.1, whole genome shotgun sequence genome includes the window TCCATCCATCCTCCCATGGCGTCCGTGAAGCTCGCCGTGGCGGCGCTGGCCGTCGTCCTCGCGTGCGCCGCGCTCGCCGCGACGCCGGCGGCGGCGTACCGGTTCGAGCCCGAGCCATGCAAGACGCAGGCCATGTACTTCAAGAACTGCCTCCCCCTCGTCGACGTGCCCGAGAAGTGCTGCAGCGTGGTGGCGGACAAGGCGTGCTTCTGCGAGGTGGAGCGGGAGGTGGAGATCCAGTGCGCGCCCGGCCACCACTGCAGCCGCGCCGACAAGAAGGTCAAGATCGCCGAGATGAACCTCCCCTGCCTCAGGAACCTCACTTGCAAGCACGCGTGATGGGATGGGCCGGCACCGCGCGCCTCGCCTGCGCCATCGATCGCCTACCTTAGCTGCTTCctgctactactactacaagTATCGCATGTCTCGTTTGTGCACCGATCGATTTCCACTCGAGTGTGCCTCTTTGGTTTGCTCCGACTGTGCGTGTGTGCTGGTTGTGTGTGATATGATGTTTCTGTCGATGATTACTTGTTTCTCCAAATCGATCGGCATCATCATACGTTTCTATCATGTATGTACTC containing:
- the LOC125512890 gene encoding uncharacterized protein LOC125512890; this translates as MASVKLAVAALAVVLACAALAATPAAAYRFEPEPCKTQAMYFKNCLPLVDVPEKCCSVVADKACFCEVEREVEIQCAPGHHCSRADKKVKIAEMNLPCLRNLTCKHA